gacgccttcagatttttgagattacgcataggaagaaagatagATCTCTTATGACATCCGAaactggagaaattatggtatatttacttaataatatttgatttattctaaatatttataatctttaattataattgtttaattcaatttatcattagtagttttaaataatgttaagttatgttgcattcctttttattatatatttcgtttctaactttttaattgattttttaggagaaactaaaggagaagaaggcggaatatgaagcgattgcttcgtcTGATAGTTCtattaatcttgagaacattgataacagaattatcactgaagttttgggtcctgaaaggtacggtcgggttcgatttcaaggatctagtgttaccccgacccaatattttggattcggctcccagcaatacatgccttccggaagtcaagctcaagctgaagttcagaggttaagagaccagatagctcagatgcaaacGAACATggttgagcaaattgccgaggttcaacgaaaatatgaagaactccagcaacaacttagagcggaggcagcagaAAGGGAGGCAGCGGCAGCAGCGAGAGAGGCAGAGGCACGAGCGATGgtagcagagcagagcaaaaagtacgatgacctccagctacagcttcagcag
This window of the Gossypium hirsutum isolate 1008001.06 chromosome A09, Gossypium_hirsutum_v2.1, whole genome shotgun sequence genome carries:
- the LOC107932701 gene encoding uncharacterized protein, whose amino-acid sequence is MTSETGEIMEKLKEKKAEYEAIASSDSSINLENIDNRIITEVLGPERYGRVRFQGSSVTPTQYFGFGSQQYMPSGSQAQAEVQRLRDQIAQMQTNMVEQIAEVQRKYEELQQQLRAEAAEREAAAAAREAEARAMVAEQSKKYDDLQLQLQQMMQMFQQSQKPPS